One Oryza glaberrima chromosome 10, OglaRS2, whole genome shotgun sequence DNA segment encodes these proteins:
- the LOC127785706 gene encoding glutathione reductase, chloroplastic-like isoform X1, which produces MATAATLPSSSSSAAAAVQTISRALSFPRRGGGGFLHLRRHPLAAAAAATRGRGPLLRLGPRRPFSASASAGDNGAAAGGDGGGCDYDYDLFTIGAGSGGMRASRVAASLYGARAAVCEMPFATVASDSLGGVGGTCVLRGCVPKKLLVYASKYSHEFEESHGFGWRYGTEPKHDWSTLMTNKNLELQRLVGVQTNMLKNSGVTIIEGRGKVVDPHTVSVDGKLYTAKNILIAVGGRPSMPDIPGIEHVIDSDAALDLPSRPEKIAIVGGGYIALEFAGIFNGLKSGVHVFIRQKKVLRGFDEDVRYFVADQMSLRGITFHTEETPQAVMKSDDGLLTLTTNKGSINGFSHVVFATGRKPNTKNLGLEEVGVKMDKHGAIVVDEFSRTSVDSIWAVGDVTNRVNLTPVALMEGGALARTIFGNEPTKPDYSAVPSAVFSQPPIGQVGLTEEKAIEKYGDVDVYTSNFRPLRATLSGLPDRVYMKVIVCANTNKVLGVHVCGEDAPEIIQGIAIAVKAGLMKQNFDATIGVHPTTAEELVTMRSPTRKVRRDAVDEAKMKDEATSQK; this is translated from the exons atggcgacggcggcgaccctcccctcctcctcctcctccgccgccgccgcggtccaGACCATATCCCGCGCCCTCTCCttcccccgccgcggcggcgggggcttcctccacctccgccgccaccccctcgcggctgcggctgccgccACCCGGGGCCGGGGCCcgctcctccgcctcggcccgcgccgcccgttctccgcctccgcctccgccggggATAACGGGGCCGCTGCGGGCGGCGATGGGGGTGGGTGCGACTACGACTACGACCTCTTCACCATCGGCGCCGGGAGCGGCGGGATGCGGGCgtcgcgcgtcgccgcctccctctacggcgcccgcgccgccgtctgcgAGATGCCCTTCGCCACCGTCGCGTCCGACagcctcggcggcgtcggcggaac ATGTGTGCTTCGTGGCTGTGTCCCAAAGAAACTGCTGGTGTATGCATCCAAATACTCTCATGAGTTTGAAGAGAGTCATGGCTTTGGGTGGAGGTATGGCACTGAGCCAAAGCATGACTGGAGCACTCTGATGACCAACAAGAATTTAGAGTTGCAGCGCTTGGTGGGGGTTCAGACAAACATGCTAAAGAATTCTGGGGTCACTATAATTGAAGGCCGTGGAAAG GTTGTTGATCCACATACTGTCAGTGTTGATGGAAAGCTTTATACTGCAAAAAACATACTCATTGCAGTTGGTGGTCGGCCATCCATGCCAGACATTCCAGGGATAGAGCATGTTATTGATTCAGATGCAGCATTGGACCTGCCTTCAAGACCTGAGAAGATTGCGATAGTAGGAGGAGGGTATATTGCTTTGGAGTTTGCTGGCATTTTCAATGGCTTAAAAAGTGGTGTTCATGTTTTCATCCGACAGAAGAAAGTACTGAGAGGCTTTGATGAGGAT GTCAGGTATTTTGTTGCCGATCAGATGTCTTTGAGGGGTATCACATTTCATACCGAAGAGACTCCTCAAGCAGTAATGAAATCAGACGATGGCTTGCTGACTCTGACGACAAACAAAGGAAGCATAAATGGGTTCTCACATGTAGTGTTTGCAACAGGACGAAAACCAAATACAAAG AATTTGGGTCTAGAAGAGGTTGGGGTCAAAATGGACAAGCATGGTGCTATTGTG GTTGATGAGTTCTCTCGAACCTCAGTTGATTCTATATGGGCTGTGGGTGATGTTACTAACAGGGTGAACTTGACACCGGTTGCATTAATGGAAGGTGGGGCATTAGCAAGGACTATTTTTGGCAATGAACCTACAAAACCAGATTACAg TGCTGTGCCATCTGCGGTGTTTTCCCAACCTCCAATTGGACAAGTTGGACTCACTGAAGAGAAG GCAATCGAAAAGTATGGAGATGTTGATGTCTACACATCAAACTTCAGACCTCTCAGGGCCACTCTTTCTGGTCTACCTGATCGTGTATACATGAAGGTTATTGTGTGTGCTAATACTAACAAAGTTCTAGGAGTGCACGTGTGTGGTGAAGATGCACCCGAGATTATTCAG GGTATTGCAATTGCTGTAAAGGCTGGGTTGATGAAGCAAAACTTTGATGCCACCATAGGTGTCCACCCAACCACTGCAGAAGAACTTGTCACAATGAGAAGCCCGACTAGGAAGGTCCGGAGAGATGCTGTGGATGAG GCCAAAATGAAAGATGAGGCCACAAGTCAGAAGTAG
- the LOC127752511 gene encoding uncharacterized protein LOC127752511: MASGLNGRPDGFLRSSAWLTRCKFLAMVATCISNIVSWEESIAALGPAKGNALPLVGGIKVGYCSERQTRGPLVAKMWWILDYTASLPGLTTMNCPSMSSQPKPQLGKPS; this comes from the exons ATGGCGTCTGGGTTGAATGGAAGGCCGGATGGCTTTCTTCGCTCCTCAGCCTGGCTCACTCGATGCAAG TTTCTAGCTATGGTTGCCACATGTATATCAAATATAGTGTCATGGGAGGAATCCATCGCTGCTCTTGGACCAGCAAAG GGCAATGCATTGCCATTGGTGGGTGGAATCAAGGTTGGCTATTGTAGCGAAAGGCAAACTAGAGGCCCTCTTGTTGCAAAGATGTGGTGGATCCTTGACTACACTGCGAGCCTCCCAGGCCTCACCACCATGAATTGCCCATCTATGTCCTCCCAACCCAAGCCCCAGCTCGGTAAGCCCTCGTAA
- the LOC127785706 gene encoding glutathione reductase, chloroplastic-like isoform X2, which translates to MATAATLPSSSSSAAAAVQTISRALSFPRRGGGGFLHLRRHPLAAAAAATRGRGPLLRLGPRRPFSASASAGDNGAAAGGDGGGCDYDYDLFTIGAGSGGMRASRVAASLYGARAAVCEMPFATVASDSLGGVGGTCVLRGCVPKKLLVYASKYSHEFEESHGFGWRYGTEPKHDWSTLMTNKNLELQRLVGVQTNMLKNSGVTIIEGRGKVVDPHTVSVDGKLYTAKNILIAVGGRPSMPDIPGIEHVIDSDAALDLPSRPEKIAIVGGGYIALEFAGIFNGLKSGVHVFIRQKKVLRGFDEDVRYFVADQMSLRGITFHTEETPQAVMKSDDGLLTLTTNKGSINGFSHVVFATGRKPNTKNLGLEEVGVKMDKHGAIVVDEFSRTSVDSIWAVGDVTNRVNLTPVALMEGGALARTIFGNEPTKPDYSAVPSAVFSQPPIGQVGLTEEKAIEKYGDVDVYTSNFRPLRATLSGLPDRVYMKVIVCANTNKVLGVHVCGEDAPEIIQAGLMKQNFDATIGVHPTTAEELVTMRSPTRKVRRDAVDEAKMKDEATSQK; encoded by the exons atggcgacggcggcgaccctcccctcctcctcctcctccgccgccgccgcggtccaGACCATATCCCGCGCCCTCTCCttcccccgccgcggcggcgggggcttcctccacctccgccgccaccccctcgcggctgcggctgccgccACCCGGGGCCGGGGCCcgctcctccgcctcggcccgcgccgcccgttctccgcctccgcctccgccggggATAACGGGGCCGCTGCGGGCGGCGATGGGGGTGGGTGCGACTACGACTACGACCTCTTCACCATCGGCGCCGGGAGCGGCGGGATGCGGGCgtcgcgcgtcgccgcctccctctacggcgcccgcgccgccgtctgcgAGATGCCCTTCGCCACCGTCGCGTCCGACagcctcggcggcgtcggcggaac ATGTGTGCTTCGTGGCTGTGTCCCAAAGAAACTGCTGGTGTATGCATCCAAATACTCTCATGAGTTTGAAGAGAGTCATGGCTTTGGGTGGAGGTATGGCACTGAGCCAAAGCATGACTGGAGCACTCTGATGACCAACAAGAATTTAGAGTTGCAGCGCTTGGTGGGGGTTCAGACAAACATGCTAAAGAATTCTGGGGTCACTATAATTGAAGGCCGTGGAAAG GTTGTTGATCCACATACTGTCAGTGTTGATGGAAAGCTTTATACTGCAAAAAACATACTCATTGCAGTTGGTGGTCGGCCATCCATGCCAGACATTCCAGGGATAGAGCATGTTATTGATTCAGATGCAGCATTGGACCTGCCTTCAAGACCTGAGAAGATTGCGATAGTAGGAGGAGGGTATATTGCTTTGGAGTTTGCTGGCATTTTCAATGGCTTAAAAAGTGGTGTTCATGTTTTCATCCGACAGAAGAAAGTACTGAGAGGCTTTGATGAGGAT GTCAGGTATTTTGTTGCCGATCAGATGTCTTTGAGGGGTATCACATTTCATACCGAAGAGACTCCTCAAGCAGTAATGAAATCAGACGATGGCTTGCTGACTCTGACGACAAACAAAGGAAGCATAAATGGGTTCTCACATGTAGTGTTTGCAACAGGACGAAAACCAAATACAAAG AATTTGGGTCTAGAAGAGGTTGGGGTCAAAATGGACAAGCATGGTGCTATTGTG GTTGATGAGTTCTCTCGAACCTCAGTTGATTCTATATGGGCTGTGGGTGATGTTACTAACAGGGTGAACTTGACACCGGTTGCATTAATGGAAGGTGGGGCATTAGCAAGGACTATTTTTGGCAATGAACCTACAAAACCAGATTACAg TGCTGTGCCATCTGCGGTGTTTTCCCAACCTCCAATTGGACAAGTTGGACTCACTGAAGAGAAG GCAATCGAAAAGTATGGAGATGTTGATGTCTACACATCAAACTTCAGACCTCTCAGGGCCACTCTTTCTGGTCTACCTGATCGTGTATACATGAAGGTTATTGTGTGTGCTAATACTAACAAAGTTCTAGGAGTGCACGTGTGTGGTGAAGATGCACCCGAGATTATTCAG GCTGGGTTGATGAAGCAAAACTTTGATGCCACCATAGGTGTCCACCCAACCACTGCAGAAGAACTTGTCACAATGAGAAGCCCGACTAGGAAGGTCCGGAGAGATGCTGTGGATGAG GCCAAAATGAAAGATGAGGCCACAAGTCAGAAGTAG